In Penaeus monodon isolate SGIC_2016 chromosome 43, NSTDA_Pmon_1, whole genome shotgun sequence, one DNA window encodes the following:
- the LOC119599516 gene encoding nitric oxide-associated protein 1-like: MSIEERLLHWPVLKPKDMRSLGTGQRQSCADVVLSSVGWIAVTGYRNHVIELRGWTPGGRGIHLREPSMLPLAVNLKGDRIGNSPAYKPHKLFVSK, translated from the exons ATGAGTATAGAAGAAAGACTGCTTCACTGGCCAGTTTTGAAGCCTAAAGATATGCGCTCATTAGGCACCGGACAGCGCCAGAGTTGTGCTGATGTTGTGCTTTCATCAGTGG GATGGATTGCAGTAACAGGATACAGAAATCATGTGATAGAATTGAGAGGCTGGACACCCGGGGGACGGGGAATACACTTGAGAGAACCGTCCATGTTACCACTTGCTGTCAATCTCAAGGGTGATCGAATAGGAAACTCACCTGCTTATAAACCACACAAATTATTTGTTTCAAAATAG
- the LOC119568267 gene encoding nitric oxide-associated protein 1-like, translating into FIDNFCFRLTVFASEHIPINIVETVEASAFYRQYLGSTLLGIPMSIEERLLHWPVLKPKDMRSLGTGQRQSCADVVLSSVGWIAVTGYRNHVIELRGWTPGGRGIHLREPSMLPLAVNLKGDRIGNSPAYKPHKLFVSK; encoded by the exons TTTATAGATAATTTCTGTTTCAGATTGACTGTTTTTGCATCAGAACATATTCCCATAAATATAGTAGAAACTGTGGAGGCATCAGCATTCTACAGGCAATATCTGGGCTCAACACTGTTAGGGATACCCATGAGTATAGAAGAAAGACTGCTTCACTGGCCAGTTTTGAAGCCTAAAGATATGCGCTCATTAGGCACCGGACAGCGCCAGAGTTGTGCTGATGTTGTGCTTTCATCAGTGG GATGGATTGCAGTAACAGGATACAGAAATCATGTGATAGAATTGAGAGGCTGGACACCCGGGGGACGGGGAATACACTTGAGAGAACCGTCCATGTTACCACTTGCTGTCAATCTCAAGGGTGATCGAATAGGAAACTCACCTGCTTATAAACCACACAAATTATTTGTTTCAAAATAG